One Oryza glaberrima chromosome 11, OglaRS2, whole genome shotgun sequence genomic region harbors:
- the LOC127754586 gene encoding uncharacterized protein LOC127754586 encodes MEILISAVASDLISRFISSVTQNYRNHIHKEDDRRRLERILLRMHSVVEEAGGRHITNQGMILQLKGLVEGFYLGYYMLDKIKFQPPEEESIEYEIFLQINFFLVWSRKFEEDMLISVVAKVIMSTISSPSRVQTIKEYLEKLAEGKCLLFYSKKLEMFTQILGQIFLT; translated from the exons ATGGAGATTCTGATTTCTGCTGTGGCAAGTGATCTTATCAGTCGGTTCATCTCTTCGGTAACACAAAATTACAGAAACCATATACATAAGGAGGATGATCGTAGGAGGCTGGAACGCATCTTGCTGAGGATGCACTCTGTTGTTGAGGAAGCAGGGGGGCGCCATATCACAAATCAAGGAATGATCCTGCAACTAAAGGGACTTGTTGAGGGATTCTACCTCGGATACTACATGCTCGACAAAATCAAGTTCCAACCCCCCGAAGAAGAGAGCATCGAATATGAG ATATTCCTTCAGATTAATTTCTTCCTGGTTTGGTCTCGCAAGTTCGAAGAGGACATGCTCATCTCTGTAGTTGCAAAAGTGATCATGTCAACCATTTCATCTCCTTCCAGAGTTCAGACAATAAAGGAGTACCTTGAGAAGCTG GCTGAAGGGAAATGCCTTTTATTTTATTCCAAAAAGCTTGAGATGTTCACACAAATTCTGGGTCAGATTTTCCTCACATAA
- the LOC127754332 gene encoding disease resistance protein RGA2-like yields the protein MEFLVSAVASDLIGRFISSLAQNYNNHTCKEDDRRRLERILLRMHSVVEEAERRHITNQGMLLQLKGLIEGFYLGYYMLDKIKFQPPEEESIEDEVSHEIQSFALSACNSRKRFRFADAIRKRTPVAFGSKSKTNLKDVVDGLETKIADMREFVILLGSQTRLPRQPYSTYLYIDNCMFGRRIEKEQVINFLLCNDPHDPYVSILPIIGPQRIGKKTLVQHACLDERVRDCFSHIFFFKEDNLKTGELSLNSKASQGKYLFVIEFIWDVDEAAWTKFQSYLQNMPGTGIKVVVIGTTEDILKFGTAQPIRLKRLSEEEYWYYFKALAFGSMDPDEHPKLASLGMQLATEMRGGFLGATVVGGLLRANPSTQFWQSMLLCIREVAQKHLSSFGVHPEDLLERNAPLDFTRVAFVGAQVQGCLVYDVRVAGPGSELPKLTSQDLKLGADIPAEDKFDVLVWKSRIPPYSNYIVTYEKQKRRYKVGRRNHQALREI from the coding sequence ATGGAGTTTCTGGTTTCTGCTGTGGCAAGTGATCTTATCGGCCGGTTCATCTCTTCTTTAGCGCAAAATTACAACAACCATACTTGTAAGGAGGATGATCGTAGAAGGCTGGAGCGCATCTTGCTGAGGATGCACTCTGTTGTTGAGGAAGCAGAAAGGCGCCATATCACAAATCAAGGAATGCTCCTGCAGCTAAAGGGACTTATTGAGGGATTCTACCTCGGATACTACATGCTCGACAAGATCAAGTTCCAACCCCCCGAAGAAGAGAGCATCGAAGATGAGGTGAGTCATGAGATTCAGTCATTTGCCTTGTCTGCCTGTAACTCTCGCAAGCGCTTTCGTTTTGCTGATGCCATAAGAAAACGCACACCAGTAGCCTTTGGTAGCAAGAGCAAAACAAACCTGAAAGATGTTGTTGATGGTTTAGAAACTAAGATTGCAGATATGAGGGAATTTGTCATTCTCCTTGGTAGCCAGACTCGTCTACCACGTCAGCCTTACAGTACATATCTATACATAGATAACTGTATGTTTGGTCGCCGTATTGAGAAGGAGCAAGTCATCAATTTCTTGCTTTGCAATGATCCTCATGATCCATATGTTAGCATTCTTCCTATTATTGGCCCTCAAAGGATTGGGAAAAAAACTCTTGTGCAACATGCTTGCCTGGATGAGAGGGTGCGCGACTGCTTCtcccatatatttttctttaaagaagACAATCTGAAGACCGGAGAGCTCTCGCTTAACTCCAAGGCTTCTCAAGGGAAATATTTGTTTGTTATTGAGTTCATTTGGGATGTGGATGAGGCAGCTTGGACAAAATTTCAATCATATTTGCAGAATATGCCCGGTACTGGAATTAAGGTTGTAGTGATAGGTACAACAGAGGACATTCTTAAGTTTGGGACAGCCCAACCCATCAGGCTGAAGAGGCTGTCTGAAGAAGAGTACTGGTACTACTTCAAGGCGCTTGCCTTTGGAAGTATGGACCCTGATGAGCATCCAAAGCTAGCATCTCTGGGTATGCAGTTGGCTACTGAGATGAGGGGAGGATTTCTTGGTGCGACCGTAGTAGGTGGACTATTAAGAGCTAATCCCAGCACTCAGTTCTGGCAGAGCATGTTATTATGCATAAGAGAGGTGGCACAAAAGCACTTGTCTTCCTTTGGTGTACACCCTGAAGATCTTCTTGAAAGAAATGCCCCTCTTGATTTCACCAGGGTAGCCTTTGTGGGTGCTCAAGTTCAAGGCTGCCTGGTTTACGATGTTAGGGTGGCTGGCCCTGGAAGTGAGCTACCAAAACTAACATCACAAGATTTGAAACTGGGTGCTGATATTCCTGCTGAAGACAAGTTTGATGTGCTGGTATGGAAATCCCGCATCCCACCGTACTCTAACTACATAGTTACTTATGAGAAACAAAAACGACGGTACAAGGTTGGCAGGAGGAACCATCAAGCATTGAGAGAAATATAA